CAGGGCCGTAGTAAAGATAAGGCTGCGGGAGGTGTTGATGAGGAAATCGACCAGTTGACAGCTTCCCGCCGCAAAGCCCCCAAAAGATCCCAGGGCCTTGCTCAACGTGCTCATGGATACAAGCACCTTTTTCTCCAGGCCATAGTGAGCCAGCATACCTCGCCCGCTCGGTCCCAGTACTCCGGTGGCATGGGCCTCATCGACCATCATCAGGCAGTCATATCTCTCTGCCAGGTTCACCAGGTCAGGCAATGGGGCAAGGTCCCCATCCATGCTGAAAAGGCTATCTACCACGATGAGCTTTCGATCTGATTTGCCTGAGGCTGGCAATCGACGCAGTTTACTCTCCAGGGCTGACAGATCATTGTGAGGAAACACGGTGACTTTTGCGCCACTCAGGCGGCAACCATCGATGATGCTGGCGTGGTTCAGTTCATCGCTGAACACCCAGTCCCCCCGTCCCACCAGTGAGCAAATGATGCCCAGATTGGCAGTATAGCCGCTATTGTAGAGCAACGCCGCCTCTGTGCCTTTGAATTCGGCCAGACGCTTTTCGAGAAGCTCGTGATAGGAAAAGTTGCCGCAGATCAGGCGTGAGGCTCCGCTGCCGCAGCCCCATTCGCCTGCTCCTCCGGCCGCTGCTTCTTTGACCTGTGGATGTGAAGCCAGGCCCAGATAATTGTTTGAGCACAGGTTCAGGACTTTTCTGCTCCCCAGCGAGACCCATGTGTCCTGAGCGCTTTCCAGGGTCCTCAGATGACGATAGAGGTTCCTCTCCTTGAGAGTCTCAATGCGCTGTTCCAGGAAATTGAGTTGGTTACAATCTGTGAGCATGTCTATGAATTCCTCAGCGAAACATCCCCGGCGATAACCCGTTCGAGGGTTCCGTCACCCTTGCGCAAAATCAGGGCGCCATCTCGGTCCATCTCCGTAGCGATTCCTTCCGTTCTTTCTCCCTCCCCGCTGGTAACGGTTACCCTGGCGCCAATGGTATTGCTGAGCACTGTCCAGCGTTGCCGGATGGGTTCGAATCCGGCGGTTCTAAACACTTCGTAAAGGGTTTCCAGTTCTTCAAGGATGCTCTGAACCAGTTTTACGCGGGATATCTCTTTGCCCCCCTCTTCTTTCAAAGAAGTCGCGATTGCCTTGATATCTGCGGGCAGAGATGATCTGGGGGTGTTCACGTTGATTCCGATGCCGAGTACGATATAGTTTACCCGATCCATTTCCGCGCTCATTTCGGCCAGTATGCCGCCCACCTTTTTCCCCCCGGCGATGATATCATTGGGCCATTTCAGTTGGGGGCTCAGGTGAGTCGCCTTTTCGATAGCCTGGGCTACGGCCACTCCGGCAACGATAGTGAACAAGGGAGCCTCCGAAG
This genomic window from Dehalococcoidia bacterium contains:
- the bioF gene encoding 8-amino-7-oxononanoate synthase, whose translation is MLTDCNQLNFLEQRIETLKERNLYRHLRTLESAQDTWVSLGSRKVLNLCSNNYLGLASHPQVKEAAAGGAGEWGCGSGASRLICGNFSYHELLEKRLAEFKGTEAALLYNSGYTANLGIICSLVGRGDWVFSDELNHASIIDGCRLSGAKVTVFPHNDLSALESKLRRLPASGKSDRKLIVVDSLFSMDGDLAPLPDLVNLAERYDCLMMVDEAHATGVLGPSGRGMLAHYGLEKKVLVSMSTLSKALGSFGGFAAGSCQLVDFLINTSRSLIFTTALPASVVNSSIAALSILEADPSLSLKVMENAHYLGDGLKELGYDTRDSQTQIIPVVIGDATRTLEASRLLLEEGVLASAIRPPTVPEGTCRIRTTVMATHSRQDLDFALEAFEKVGRKTRIIG
- a CDS encoding biotin--[acetyl-CoA-carboxylase] ligase, whose product is MKEEILKALRQGSRVSGEKLGADIGISRTAVWKYITELRTEGYQIDSSPSKGYALLSAPDNLTPQEIKEGLRTSVLGREIIYYTEVSSTQDVAKSMAIQRAGEGTIIIAERQTGGQGRLGRKWESLPGSIALSIILRPPIHPSEAPLFTIVAGVAVAQAIEKATHLSPQLKWPNDIIAGGKKVGGILAEMSAEMDRVNYIVLGIGINVNTPRSSLPADIKAIATSLKEEGGKEISRVKLVQSILEELETLYEVFRTAGFEPIRQRWTVLSNTIGARVTVTSGEGERTEGIATEMDRDGALILRKGDGTLERVIAGDVSLRNS